In Mercurialis annua linkage group LG6, ddMerAnnu1.2, whole genome shotgun sequence, the following are encoded in one genomic region:
- the LOC126688339 gene encoding uncharacterized protein LOC126688339, whose protein sequence is MSGDPSDREEGVGYDDNDQGTAEASVEFHVVRSSRANFSEPEEVGTSQPQVPKKVKGKSTTVDASGRPDDRDIKASRCTTGFLEAVRATFGIPVEYQLSVIPEGKKLNDAPPKGTIMLTLEHLQSGIRFPISEQYKRLSNYFEVPLSQIHPNGVRHYSCFLELCRQTGVVDSMRLFCCLYLLSFKDRNHFAYIRLRGERKEVVGGLVTGITDSLRDFKEDYFQITHPTAFEGMVTAWQDKCYKPEKWFHTPAPLELADIIKLRDASPVADKAHADDLCPKKFFEFWKSSDPVNNIDVAKLASKKRKRPAARAATPAPPSVPKAAADATSAPRVAGDQGTSTAGIHVIPLRVQLPGGIYVPPTAEPVGDIPFVDLGSAETVVGPRRAEEVPEEGAPGGGGPSTHRPRREIPDLPEISSDTSTTAPGPQTITRTSFAEWVSRHNDGARATLTELPIAGDVARVTTLPIDLAHYKTHKPENMLAAVSSLCLQAAQMSYLADQNANKNEVDLLLAKDLLLSARSSLRDAEKRAVEAERRASEGASLVASLENQLKESEDRRVEDLGVLESLRKDVGRLETEKAADKEDFSKQLADLTRRNELASKGLRDTVDDQKKKLEEATKRVGDAEAKVAESAAREEGLYEDFRKMLYVGEVQAGEYVRGRFGANVDVSDFKLDVLELHRRAKELPEDYDIPADIEDYLADDQGEGPN, encoded by the exons atgtcgggtgacccatcAGATCGCGAGGAAGGGGTGGGATATGATGATAATGATCAAGGGACAGCTGAGGCGTCTGTTGAATTTCACGTTGTTCGCTCTAGTCGAGCTAACTTCTCGGAGCCAGAGGAGGTAGGGACCTCCCAACCTCAAGTCCCGAAGAAAGTAAAGGGGAAAAGCACAACCGTGGATGCCAGTGGCCGACCTGATGATCGTGATATTAAAGCGTCTCGGTGCACGACTGGGTTTTTGGAGGCCGTGAGGGCCACTTTTGGTATCCCGGTAGAGTACCAACTGTCCGTGATCCCGGAGGGGAAAAAGCTGAACGACGCGCCTCCGAAGGGCACTATCATGCTGACCCTGGAGCATCTCCAGTCCGGGATCCGCTTCCCTATCTCGGAGCAGTACAAGcgtttaagcaattatttcgagGTGCCGCTATCTCAGATTCATCCGAACGGAGTTCGGCATTATTCTTGCTTCCTGGAGTTGTGTCGGCAAACCGGGGTGGTAGATTCTATGCGACTGTTCTGCTGCTTGTACCTGTTGTCGTTTAAAGATCGGAATCATTTCGCGTACATCCGGCTTCGAGGAGAGAGGAAAGAGGTGGTAGGAGGCTTAGTTACTGGGATAACTGACTCCTTAAGGGATTTCAAAGAGGATTACTTCCAGATCACCCACCCGACTGCCTTTGAGGGGATGGTGACTGCTTGGCAGGACAAGTGTTACAAACCAGAAAAATGGTTCCATACCCCTGCCCCTCTGGAACTGGCCGATATTATTAAGCTCCGGGATGCTTCTCCCGTGGCGGACAAAGCTCATGCTGATGATCTTTGTCCGAAGAAGTTTTTTGAATTCTGGAAGAGTTCGGATCCTG TGAATAATATTGATGTGGCCAAGCTCGCGAGCAAGAAACGCAAAAGACCGGCAGCCCGAGCTGCCACTCCGGCGCCCCCGTCTGTTCCAAAAGCTGCTGCGGATGCGACCTCGGCTCCGCGGGTTGCGGGTGATCAAGGGACCTCGACTGCTGGCATTCACGTTATCCCGCTTCGGGTTCAACTGCCCGGAGGGATTTATGTTCCCCCTACTGCAGAACCCGTGGGGGACATTCCGTTCGTGGACCTAGGGTCGGCCGAGACCGTGGTGGGACCGAGGCGAGCTGAGGAGGTTCCCGAGGAAGGAGCTCCTGGGGGAGGTGGCCCGAGCACTCACAGGCCTAGACGCGAGATCCCGGATCTGCCGGAGATCTCCTCTGATACAAGCACCACCGCCCCTGGTCCTCAGACGATAACTAGGACCAGCTTTGCCGAGTGGGTGAGCCGTCATAACGATGGGGCCCGCGCGACATTGACCGAGCTGCCCATTGCGGGGGACGTAGCCCGGGTGACCACGCTGCCCATAGATCTGGCCCACTACAAGACGCACAAGCCCGAGAATATGCTGGCTGCGGTTTCCTCTCTCTGCCTTCAG GCTGCGCAGATGTCTTACTTGGCCGACCAAAACGCCAATAAGAACGAGGTTGACCTCCTTCTTGCCAAGGACCTTCTGCTGTCTGCGAGGTCTAGTCTCCGGGATGCTGAGAAACGAGCTGTCGAGGCGGAGAGGAGGGCCTCGGAAGGGGCTTCCTTGGTGGCAAGTTTAGAAAACCAGCTGAAGGAGTCCGAGGACCGGCGTGTCGAGGACTTGGGAGTCCTGGAGTCTTTGCGGAAGGATGTTGGTCGGTTGGAGACCGAGAAGGCTGCTGACAAAGAGGATTTTTCAAAGCAGCTGGCCGACCTAACGCGCCGGAATGAGTTGGCGAGCAAAGGGCTCCGGGACACCGTGGATGACCAGAAAAAGAAGCTGGAGGAGGCCACCAAGCGAGTCGGAGATGCTGAGGCTAAAGTCGCCGAGTCTGCAGCTCGGGAAGAAGGTCTGTATGAAGACTTCCGGAAAATGCTATATGTCGGGGAGGTCCAGGCCGGGGAGTATGTGAGGGGCCGGTTTGGAGCTAACGTTGATGTTTCGGACTTCAAGCTGGACGTGCTGGAGCTGCACCGCCGAGCTAAAGAGCTGCCCGAAGATTATGACATACCGGCAGATATTGAAGATTATCTGGCCGATGATCAGGGCGAGGGCCCAAACTGA